TCGCGCCGCTGGCGGGGGCCGACGTGCCGGACGAGTTGGTGCCCGACAGCCTCAGCGCTTCTTCGCGGCTGATGATGTCGAACAGTTTAACCACCTTGGTCACGCCGCTGACGCCGGCCGCGGCGTTGGCCGCATAGTCTCCTTCGGCCTGGGTGACTTTGCCCTGAAGGTAGACCACGCCCTTGTCCGTCGTGATGGAAATGGTGCCGGATGGAACGAATTTGGTGTTCAGCAGCTCGGTCCGGACCTTGGAGCCCAGCCACGTATCGTTGGAGCGCGCCGTAAAGCTTGCCACCGGGCCGACCGTCAGCTGGTTGACCACCCGCTTGACGTTCTCTACGCCCTGGGCCAGCGACGTCGCCTGCGTCTTCGCCGCTTCGTTGGGCACTTCGCCGGTCAGCAGCACCACGCCTTCGTACGTGCTGGCGTTGACCCGCGCGGTGTCGCCGAATTTCTGCGACATGTTGCGCTCGACCTTGAAGCTGATGTTCTGGTCTTCCACCTGCGTGCCGGAGGTGCGGCGGTCCGTCACAACGACGGCCGCGCCGGCCGCCGCGCCGCCCACCACCAGGGGGGCGCAACCGGACAGCGCGGACGCGCCCAGGGCGATGGCCAGGGGAATGGCCAGCATTCGGGTCTTCAATGTCATTCAGGATCTCCAAGCAGTAGAGCGTCGATGCCGTCGCACAAGGCGTGCAGCAGGACGATGTGCGCTTCCTGGACGCGCATGGTCCGATCGCTCGGCACGCACAGATGGACGTCGTGCGGCGTCATCAGTTCCCCGATCACGCCCCCGCCCTTGCCGGTGAGGGCAATGACGTGCATGTCGCGCGCCTGTGCAGCCTGCACCGCGCGCACGACGTTGGGCGAGTTGCCGCTGGTCGA
The sequence above is a segment of the Bordetella genomosp. 9 genome. Coding sequences within it:
- a CDS encoding BON domain-containing protein, which codes for MTLKTRMLAIPLAIALGASALSGCAPLVVGGAAAGAAVVVTDRRTSGTQVEDQNISFKVERNMSQKFGDTARVNASTYEGVVLLTGEVPNEAAKTQATSLAQGVENVKRVVNQLTVGPVASFTARSNDTWLGSKVRTELLNTKFVPSGTISITTDKGVVYLQGKVTQAEGDYAANAAAGVSGVTKVVKLFDIISREEALRLSGTNSSGTSAPASGATKPAPIETGGGSDSGSAPTGGAEAIPIK